The Chelonia mydas isolate rCheMyd1 chromosome 1, rCheMyd1.pri.v2, whole genome shotgun sequence nucleotide sequence gaggaggaaaatgtcATAGTAAAACAGGCCTAGTAAATACTGTAACTGGGGAGTCTCCACATATAAATAGTCAGAGTTGAAGGTCTTATCACTGGGAGAGCAGCTTGTTCAAGGgcctacatttttcaaattggaggcctaaagttaggcacgtgcaactcccagtgacttcagaggCTTGGCACCTGTGAAAacagaccacttatttaggttcCTACATATAGattaagtgcctaactttaggcatttaTGCTTGACAACTTTGGCCTAATGTCTCATCTCTCAATGATGCTTCTAAGTTGGATGTCCTCAGCGTGCTCATTCCTCAGACATCTCCATTAGTGAAACATATTTTTGTACTGAACCTGTTCCAGCCATTGTCCCAGCACTAAGGTAGTTACTCTGGGAACAGTGGTAGGTGCTGTTGGCATAGGGGAGGGACagcctgttcattccctttgttcTGGCTTGTTGAAATATCACATGCACTCATGACATGGGGTAAATCTGGCTCCATGTGTTGTCTTAGGCAAGTGAAGTGAAAGCCTCAGAGGGCTGAGAAGAAAACTTATTACAATATGCAAACAGGACATCACTTTTCTCTGTCTGAGTTCAGTATAAACCAGTCTGGCTCTTTTCCTCAGGTGTGTACAAGGTGGTACTACTGCTATCCCCGGGGCCTTTGGCTGTGGAAAGACTGTGATCTCGCAGTCTCTCTCCAAATACTCCAACAGTGATGTTATCATCTATGTAGGCTGTGGAGAACGAGGAAATGAGATGTCTGAAGTACTCAGAGATTTCCCAGAGGTCAGTATGGGATGCAAGGATTCTTTCCAAATTTCTTGGGAACAGAGCTGTTGCGTGTGTCTTGTTGAGGTGGTGGCTTTGAACCGCTGGATACTGTCAGACCTCAGCTGTTGTGGGCCTTGTTTCATGTCCCTCCAGACACCATGTGGCATGGTAATCTATGTTTTGCTATAGTAAGAGCTGTCACTGGCCCATCCAGGGAAGGACATCAGTTTTGGGAGCTCTCACACAGCATTTGAACTAACACTGGGATAAacgtttgttttaaaacaaacccaaaataataGGAAAAATTACATAAATGTTGAGGTTTTAGTTGCACCCATGAAGAAAATCTTTCCAAAAGCTGTTTGAACTCTGCCCCTTTGTATGGTATATACTAGTGTTGAAGTAACTGAGaatgtaggtgctcagcacctctgcaaatccgATCCTAGAGGGTGTTATTGCAAGATAATACAGGCAATGTgacaatgtgctcttcagtgctTCTTTCTTTATAAGGGAAAAGGGAATCCATGTCTCTAACTGTTGCCTAATAGTAGGTCTCATTTATGGAATGGAAAACTCGTgtgtaaatttatttattttttaaaatctaaacccTAATGTAGCATTAAGAATGTTTTGCACGTCAATTTATTAACTTGACTACTGTGGTTCCTTCCTATAGCCTTATGTTTTCAAAGCAATACCTGTGCAGTTCCATGctcttccctcttcttcccccccccccccgaaaataaTCCACCTCAGTTGTCGTTGGGAGAGTTGAGACAGTTCTTTACGGGGATATAATAGTAGGGAGGACAGATGTGCCAGCTGGGAGAGCTAGCTTCTTCTAGAAATTACAGAACACATTGcacaaatatgtaaataaattattttctggCCACACAGGGAGGCCGAGGAAGAGTGTGTAATTAAATTCATAAAGACAATACACTCTGCATTTCCCTCACAAGTTTACTGAACAGTAACACTGCTGATACTAAGATAAGCCAACAAAATGGCAAACGTAAGAACCAGAGAGCAATAATATAGCGATACTGTTCATCTAGCATATTTACAGGACATGGTCTGACAATAGGAGTGAGGCCTGGGCCTGTGAGTTCTAATCCCACCTCCTGCTCTAGAAAGTCATTTACCTTTTCTGTCTGTTTCCCTATCTACATATTGTCCACAGAGGTTCCAAAGTACAATTGTTCGTACACCATTTTGAAGGTGAAAGCATTTATATCCGTTCTAAGTGGTATTGATCCAATTACCTGAACAAGCTTTACCTCTAGTAAATCTGTCCTCACCCTTTCACCAGTGGGCAAACAGAGGCATGTAAATTAAGGGATTTACCCAAGTCCCTTGGGGGGTCTCAGTAGCAGAACAGCATCTAGAACTCACGAGCCCtgagtccaatcccctgctctagTTGTTAGACCACTTGTGAGGGCAAATACTCTTGTACTTGGGCTTTTTCTGGCACAGGAGTATGAGGATAATCTCTGTAGGGTTATACAGATTcatgtgctgcttttttttttgcctttttagcTCACGATGGAAGTTGATGGCAAGGTAGAAAGTATTATGAAGAGAACAGCCCTAGTAGCAAATACCTCCAATATGCCTGTCGCTGCCAGAGAGGCCTCTATTTATACTGGTAAGAGTTATAAGAGAAGTAAAGGCTACCCAGGACAGGTGTCACCTTGCCCTCCAGTATATCCAGATACCGATGTATTCTCTGCTCACTAGCTCTGCTTAGTTTCAGAAACTGATCTTTCTAAACCTTCCTTATCCAATAGGTTTTGTGTAGTAGTTTGATCTTCTCTTAGATATAGGCTGCCAAGGAATTACATTTGCCATTTTAATCCTTGCCActagtgtggattttttttttttgtctgctctGATCCTGTAGTTGTGTGGTATTAACTCTGTAAAGCTTAGCTCATTCTGGAGAGAGTCTGATTTCTTGACTGTGGAATACAGCTATGCACCTTTTTATCTCTCTTTACGTTGCTAGCTTCCCCCATTAAATTGGTGGGATGAGGGTTATGCCCTTCATCTTAAAATACAAGCTGTTTACTGAATGCTGTCAAATACTTGAGACAAAATCTGACCTCCCTTAAAGTTATTGTAGTCTGCCTTTCAGAAACCAAAGGATGCGTCCCATTAGCTTTAAATCCCCTTCTCTACTGTAAAGGACTGTTTTAAAGCCACACTTCGAGCTTAGCCTCCCTGTCTGTTACACAACCGCAGAGGCAGCCTTTCAAAAGAAGCACAAGTTAACTAACGGCATAGCTCTTGAATCTCATGGACGAGAAGAATGGGACACAGTCCACGTGGCTCACCAAGGGGGAAGCAAATCTGTGTTCAGAGaataggagcagagagggagaagagaccaGAGCACTGAGGAAACTCTTGGGAGTCCAAAAGGAGTAACTTTCAGCCTCCCTTGTCATCAAAATCTAAATGAGTAATTCAGTGATACTTGAACAGGCTTCCTGCCCTTCTAGGGAAGGCATGTGAGCCAGAGTACTTGTCTGAACTGTAACCTGCAGTGTGCTCTTCTCTTTGTTCTAGGAATCACCCTGTCTGAGTATTTCCGGGACATGGGCTACAATGTCAGTATGATGGCTGACTCCACTTCCCGATGGGCTGAGGCCCTTAGGGAAATTTCAGGGCGTTTAGCTGAAATGCCAGCTGGTgagtggtcttttttttttcttggtgtcCAGCCACGGGAAGCCTTCCTGTAGATGTTGAGCCTTCACATGACATAGTTTCTGTATGGTGCTTGCAGACAGTGGCTATCCAGCCTACCTCGGTGCCCGTCTGGCCTCATTCTATGAGCGAGCTGGCagagtgaagtgtctggggaaccCTGAGCGAGAAGGGAGCGTCAGCATCGTCGGTGCGTAAGTATTGAACCTTTCAGCATTCCCTGGATTGCAGCTCTTCTCGGGGGGTGGGTAATGGGAGCAGCGGGTTGGTGCTTCCCAGACAGGCAAGCAGAAATGGCCCCTTCCCTGAGGAATTCCCAGCCTGAGTACAGACTGACAGGTAAGCAGAGTTTGGGCCGGGAGGGAATAACATGCCTGTCAACAGTATTCAAGAGGGACTGAAATGTGGAGAGGATAAGAGGATATGTGGTATGTAGGTATGCTCAGGGAGACTGTACCATGCTCAAGGGGCAGCATGGATGGAAGACAGTATGTAGATGATTATGTGAGAAGCTGGCACATGAGTGGTTGAGAGTAGGAacacaggcagagcagagaagccAGTGGGGGCTGGACAGGAACTCATTGTGATGTGAGAGAAGCTTGCATAAGTAGGGAGGGGCAGAGTTATGGAGAGTTTTGATAgtggtgagacactgcttgaaaATCCCTCCACGGACTCCCCATCCACTACGGCATCAAGCTAAGGGAGGGAAGTGACCTGATCAGAATGACAGGCAGGGAAGCTGATTGTCTGTCTCTTCAGCAGAGAGGTTGAGCAGGATGAGAGTATAGGTGCTGAGACTTGGACAGGAAGAGATGCTGGAGACCTTTGACAGCAGTTACTGTAGAGTGAGGCAATAGTTGTAGATAGTTTGCTGGTGGAAGGGAGATGGGCTGACAACTGTTTCAGTGTGGCATTAGGAAGGTAACTTTCCCTAGACTTGCAGGAATGTCTCTGATTTCTTCTCCTTGTGTTCAATCTCCTAATAATTAAAACATCTGTATACCTGTCTGAGGAGCTGGAAACCTTCAAATTTAAAAGCAACTTCATTTGCTTATCTGAAAATGGTAGATGGTTCTGCTGGTTTCTAGTGCCCATCCATTTCTCTGGGAGGTCctacagaaattaaaatgttcatCAGTCATccataaggctacattttagtcacgggtatgtTTAGTAAAACTCATGGACGGGTCACAGGcaggaaacaaaaattcatggtccatgacctgtccataacCTTTtaactaaaaataccagtgaataaAACTTGGAGGTTGGCCCAGTGGGGTGGAGGCAGGCGGCGGTGCacggcctgggacccctgctgttgctggagggcggggggcaggagttggcaaggccagcaggctccctacctagcTCGGCACCTCTTTcctcctcaccccgccccccagcagcagagtttgggtttgggtgtgggaggggcttggggtgaggtgggctctaggcggtgcttacctggcgGGCTCCTCGGcaacatcccccttgctcagctgctaggcggaggtgtggccaggcagctctgcacgctgcctccgcctgcaggcactgccctgcagttcccattggccgtggttccctaCTGTCTGCTTTGAAACCTTGACTCTTGATTGATGAATTCTGTTTTGTACCAAGAATGGGGAAGGCCTGATGCTGCTAATGCTGGATTAGGAAAATTTGACTGTTCACCAAGAGTAAAACCAGTCAGGATCCTTCCTCTTTCTGCATCCTCTGACTTTGGTTTCAAAGGAGGGTGGCATTTTGTTGAAAGAAAGACATGGAGGGTGGCAAATCTGGCTGCTACTGGTATTGAGTTGTGGTGCTGGGTTTGGAGCTTCAGCTTAGCCCTGCACAAGTGCTGCTGATCaccactttcctttctctcttcctgctAAGTGTATCTCCCCCTGGTGGTGACTTCTCGGATCCTGTCACATCTGCCACTCTGGGCATTGTTCAGGTACGTGCCACCTTGTTGCAGTCTGTGTTGAAGCTGTATTCTCCTAGTTACTCCACTTGGGTTTGAAATGAATGAACTGCACCAGAAGTGCATGAATGTACAGTGACAGCCATTGTGCCTAATGGCCATGGTATGAATGGCTTGATTTGCAGAAAGGGGGTTTTGTAAGGGTGGTTTGAAATGTTCTGGCAGCATCGAGGCCTGCCCCTATGAAAGATGTTCTCTCAGGCCTGATGCAGCCAGGATTCATCGGGAAATGGGGAGGAAGGGCAGCTGCCCCATCCTGTGTCGTGTCCTGCCTACTCCTGACACACACAGGTTCGTCCTGTTGGCTGATTCCCCAGGAGTATTCATGTCCCTCTTAGAGGGCAAATGCAAGGATGGCAGCCTTGTACTAGGATGCAGccccctctctctccatccctaaatgaaGGAGCATTGAGACTTGGACAGTTTTCTAGAGGGGATGAACCTACAGCACAGTTGTGTTTTGGGAAGAGAGGTTGATTTTAGGTATTGGTTAGTAGGGCCCCACTTAGTTCTGCAGGTACCAGCGCTGGAATCTGTTCTGTGCAAGGCAGTCCCTCCAGCGTGACACTAGGATAGTATTCAAGACAGTCTTGAGTTTGGAGCTGGGATCCACTATCATGAAATGAATGTCTAGCATGCATTGAGTTGATCTAGTGGGGGAGGATCTCTTAGTGTCTAAGGGCCCCGAGTTATGGCCCAGTTAGTGTGggaaggaaagatggtcttggcTGTACTCATTATACAGAAATGTGTGGGAGTTTGGCCGTCTTCAGTTAATAACTTGGCTTCTGCTGGGAAGGAAACTCATGAATCTGTTTTGGATTTGGCAGGTGTTTTGGGGCTTGGATAAGAAGCTGGCTCAGCGCAAGCACTTCCCATCTGTCAACTGGCTGATCAGCTACAGCAAGTACACACGGGCCCTGGATGAGTATTATGACAAGCACTTCACAGAATTTGTCCCCCTGAGGACCAAGGCCAAGGAGATTCTGCAGGAAGAGGAGGACCTGGCAGAGATTGTGCAGCTTGTGGGGAAGGTGAGCAATGATCACTCTGAGTGGGGAAGAGTATCTTGTCTTAGTGAGACTTTCCAAAGAACTGGTCTGCCTCCACTGCACAGCTCCTGGCATAGACTATAGACACTATCCATGGGGAGATGGGTGGATATTGGTGTGCAGGCACTGAGAGCTGGAGGGAAGGTAATAagagtttaagaacataagaatggccatactgggtcagaccaatggtctgtctagcacagtatcctgtcttctgacagtggctgttgccagatgcttcagacagaAGTGTTTCTCAAAAACAATAGATTTGCCTGCCACTAGCTGTACTTAATTCAGTCTTTTCTACTGCTCTGGTGCTGGAACCAAAAAGCAGCCCTCAGAGTAGTCTAGAAATAGGAGAAATCGCCACGCCAGTAACCCGTGAGTACACTTGCAAAACAACTCTGCAGCCAGCTGCAGTGCACTTCTTGTTTGTTAAGGAAAATGCTCTGGATGCCGTGATCCTGACCTGATATTTGTTTCCCCTATCTCTGAACTAGACCCGCAAGCTCAGTCTCTAATTTAATAAACATGTTGAAAAGTTTCACTGTCACTTCTTTCAGTGCCCCTGTCATCTGGTGAAATGCCAGTTCACAGCCATGCAGCAGTACAgtatcctgaggtcccttctccTGCAGCATCCTGACAAGGgctattttcaaagcactgcactGACATGCTTAATTCTGTGCTCAAAGTATAGGCCTGAAGAGTGGGTTGCATTTAAATTTTGTCCTGTTAGAGTTTAACACACAACAGTGGCATGACGATACAAAGAATTAGAGATGAGTGATGTCTGTTCTCTACGAAGTGGCTGTGTAGTCGTCATGCCTAGTGTTAGAGACCTATTAGCTGGTGTGTGCAGTGACCTCCCATTCTACAGGCTTCTTTCAGTTTCTCAGTGCACCTCAGCATTTTGGGGTAGAACGCGTAAACCTAGCCAGAAAAACTGCTCTTGAGGAAAGGTGTCCTGAGGGTCTCAGTGAAAACTGACTTTGTTTCAACTGATATAGATGCTATAACAACTGTAGCTCACATGTGCGTAGTACACATGAGCCAAGCCAGCTTACATGTATTAACTAACTTTCATTGGAAGAAACTGGGGGAGGAAAGTAATGGGCAGGAAGAAGTCCTCCAGCAGCCACAGGAGGGGCCACTTGCACCAGAAGGTGCCTGTCTACCAGAGATCTAAGCTCTGCTTCTCTGTCCtagaaaagaggaaaatgttGGGGGGTGCCTTTTTCTACTTTGTGATGTATGAAGGTCTAaaacggaatgcatccgatgaagtgagctgtagctcacgaaagcttatgctcaaataaattggttagtctctaaggtgccacaagtcctccttttctttttgcgaatacagactaacacgactgctactctgaaaccggtctaAAATGTGTGTTCCAGATTTGTTTTGCTTGATTTGACCTTAAGCCTGAGTCTACACACAGGTTTTTGTACCTCTTTAGCTATATTGGTTTCTAGACAAAGAAGTACAACCCCTGTAGCGTGGATGCATTTATGCTTGACCGAAGGTGCTTATATCTGTATGCCTCATTCACCTGACAGAAATCCTGGCCTCTAATAAATCTCTTCTCCCAAGGATTTTTCATGTGTTGGAGTTAAATGTTGGCAAAAGCAAACCACTTTAAGCAGTGTGGGGGATTGGAAGAAGAAACTGCTTTTCCTCTCAATCAGATTTCACTTCTGTGGCTTCTCTGTCCACCTACCAATTCTTCACTCTCCAGGCAAAATGATGACCACAGTTTGAATTTCTGATGTGAAAAGagcaggaaaaaaaccctaaaaaaaccTAAACAACTCACCtgttcagggcttgtctacacgccACAAAGAGCAAAAAGGCACAAACCCAATTCTTGTCTGTGCCAGACACCTTTTAAAACAGAGCATGGACCTCTGCTGGGTGGCCTCCTTCTGACTGAAGCTGTCCTCGCTCCTGGTCCCTTGCATCCATATCAGCAGCTCTCCAAGGTTCAAGacttctcttcttcccccatccAGTTCCCCAATTTGTGACTCGCCTAGCTTTAAAGCTGGAACTGCGCTCTGGTAAAACTGTAATGCTTCCATTGTGTGTGTCAGATTTACACAcatccatttttatttgtttaaaatgggATGGGCTGGCAGACCTGGAAGTAAGATTTATTGAATGAGGGTTTCTCTGTAACCCTACATTATTCAGTGGGACATGTGAAATAGTGCGGACGCACAATTTAGCTTTGGCTGCTCTTCTGCTCTCTAGCCAAATGACCTAGAAGAACCGTGAATGTGGTTTGGATTCTTCTGGTTGTTCTGGGAGTAAAATAGGACCTTCCGAAACATCAAAAAAAAGAACACTGAGGTTGCAGAATGAAATGCTGAAGTCAGGAGATGGCTTCAACCATGCAATCTTAACTCCTGCCCCATTTTGGGCATGCATGACTGTAGTCTCCAGTTACAAGATCACAGTTCAGGTTGTGCTTCCTGGGTGAGGCATGACAGCACTCAGGACCAGATAAGATTAAAATTGTTTGTTGTTAAAATGGAAGCAGTTTAACATGTTATGGGTGCAGCCTTGCTCTCTGCTGTGGTTATAACAGGTTATTTTGGAAAGAAGTGTCATACCCCTGCTTCGTTCACTGAGCACCATCCAGCCTGCATACTGATAAGGCTGAGGTCCTGTGAAAATAGCCCATGGTCGTGGAGTGAGACTGCTGTAGTGTACCTGCACAAGGGGTAATTTAGGTCATGTGTTTGTCTTCAACTTTGgcatttctcttctctttttttttttttagtgcataAACATGCTCCTTGGGTGCTATTTTAATTATCTTTTATATTGTAACTTTCTGTGGTGCCTCTCACATGGCTCTCTGAAAGCACTTCCCAAACATTCAAGCCTCAGTCACCCCCTTTTGAGAGGATAAAATTGAGGCAAAGATGAAGGGACTGATAGTGCAAGGAGCTCAGGAGGAGGGGGATAGATGGCTCTGCACAACATGCTATTAAGAATTTTCTTATCGCTGACTTCATTTGCTTCATTAGGGAATGGCACACTGGGGAAAAGCAACTACTGGCTTCAGGGATTAGCggcagttttctttttctttttgatggTCTGAAATATCATCATTTTATTGAAATACCCTCAGATGCATTTTTGGAGTCTGGTTTTCCTTGTGTGGACGTGCTGGAGCCGGGAAGGGAAAGCAGAAGTTCTGGCTCCCCGATCTGCTGCAGGCTTACGTCACCGCTACAGCTGCCTCTTAGCAAGCATTGTCGacggggctggctccaggcatcagcattccaagcaggtgcttggggcggcccTGTGAAAGGGGCGGCAGCCCGTGTGCCGTCGGGGCAGCATCTCCTCTTTCCACGGtagcggcaattcagcggcagcctCTTTTCTCAGGCtgccgcggcggcaattcggcagcagctttACTCTGCACGCTGCGCCTCGGCGGCAGCGTCCGTCTTCAGACgtcctgcttggggcggcaaaaccggtagagctggccctggcagGCAAGCAATTAGCATCTTGAAGGAATCTCTCACTTAACTCATTGCTTAACACCTGCAGGAATCCCAACATAGGGTGGAAACTTAACAGTTGTGTTTAATGCTGCTTGTAATCTACTGGTGGCTGGCTGAGTAACTGGCTTTGTATCTGTGAATGGGAAATATGCAACAAAATGTCTTTGTATTTATACGAAGATCTGAAAAGGGGGGGAGGTAAGCCACATGCCTGTAGATGAAGGTGATGGTGTAAACAAGTAACTGGCATTATGGGCCTTAGCAGAGTTAGGAAGCCAACACCCAGCGCTCCCATACGCAGAACTTGGCACCAAACTAAATTTGGACTTTGCCTTCTAGGCTTCCTTGGCGGAAACAGATAAAATTACCCTAGAGGTTGCCAAACTGATCAAAGATGACTTCCTGCAGCAGAATGGCTACAGCCCTTATGACAGGTGAGGGCCGAGAGGCTGTGTGCTCCCCATTCATTCTTCCGTATATTATGTTCAGATGGAAATCCTATTTGGGAATAGGCTCCAGTTTGATGTGGCAACCCAGAACCCGTTTTCAAGGTGATCCGAGAGCTGCTCCTAGGAAAATGCAGCCTGTGGTGTTCCATCTAGGCCATTGGCTCCATGTTGTCAGAGAGGCACCGTATGCAGACcccttctgcccccgccccccaagaatCTATCTTTGTTTCAATAGGCCCCAGTGATACTCAGGAGTGTCACAAGAATCTGGTTGAAGCCACTTATTCTCCACTGTCACTGCACAACTCTAGCCCATCTACAACTCCTAACTTCCTCTTACAGCCCCTACTCAGCCTGGTGCTCCACTCAATCTTCCCTCTCAATGGCTCCTCTTATCTACTTTATACCCTGTTTCCATGCTATCCCTTGtgtctggaatagccttccatgGAGTTCTTcagccttccttcctcctctccccaaactccAGACCTATCTGTGCTGTGACGCATTCCCCCGCCAATGGCAACTTGCTTGTGCTGCTCTGTTGCAGCTGCTGGTGCCTTTAGACCAAGTTTTGGGAAGGGATTCTGTTTGCTACGCGCACCCGTTATCTAGTACAACAGTGCGCTGCATAAATAATGTGGCATTTCTGTGGTATCTGTCAAGACCACCACTTGCTTTGCCTGGTCTCTCAGTGTGGAGTGCTGGTGCCATAGGAGCTGCCAGGTCATGCTAGGAAATGCACTGGAGCTGCCATCATTCCTCCaaacagatgggaagggaaacacTCAGAAATGCACTCCAAATGGAGTCAGCCACGATAATGGAGATGATGTGACTTGATGCTGTGGTGTTGCCATGATGTCAATATGTGGTGACAGTGTCACTATAGCTTGGAATTGTAATGCAAGGATCATACTGTCATGCCAGGCCACCACTTTAAGATCTCAGCTCTGCTTATGGCTGAAGTTAAAGATCCATTGCCAGTGGGTCATACTTTTGAAAAAGTTTGTGGCCTGTAATAGG carries:
- the ATP6V1A gene encoding V-type proton ATPase catalytic subunit A isoform X2; this encodes MNFSKLPKIRDEDRESVFGYVHGVSGPVVTACSMAGAAMCELVRVGHCELVGEIIRLEGDMATIQVYEETSGVSVGDPVLRTGKPLSVELGPGIMGAIFDGIQRPLTDISTQTQSIYIPRGVNVSALSKDLKWDFLPSKNLRVGSHITGGDIYGLVNENSLIKHKIMLPPRNRGTVTYIAPPGNYDTSDVVLELEFEGVKEKFTMVQVWPVRQVRPVTEKLTANHPLLTGQRVLDALFPCVQGGTTAIPGAFGCGKTVISQSLSKYSNSDVIIYVGCGERGNEMSEVLRDFPELTMEVDGKVESIMKRTALVANTSNMPVAAREASIYTGITLSEYFRDMGYNVSMMADSTSRWAEALREISGRLAEMPADSGYPAYLGARLASFYERAGRVKCLGNPEREGSVSIVGAVSPPGGDFSDPVTSATLGIVQVFWGLDKKLAQRKHFPSVNWLISYSKYTRALDEYYDKHFTEFVPLRTKAKEILQEEEDLAEIVQLVGKVLPFL